A window of Flavobacteriales bacterium contains these coding sequences:
- a CDS encoding T9SS type A sorting domain-containing protein — protein sequence MNRLIVVLILICQISLAQEFVNPLMYNSQIPQTQERSSFVSIAPLDLPFYDDFSDYLVYPKSSHWLDNDVFVNRNYPINPINIGVATFDGLDSIGSPRNLASETVHGPSDYLTSRPIDLSNSSEVYLSFYLQSTGIGNEPESNDIFMLECLDTALVWQTVWDTTGYSLSDFEKIKITLNDNAFLHDSFQFRFHNEATLSGNFDHWHIDNVLLTDDLSLSNDLEDLAFVYETSQMLNFYTSIPWSHFDQNRATYMASTMDTWVRNNYSTTQSVDYAYDIYTQDNDLIFHYPSTGPSRNDEIPAFQTDNFSYSDDSPAAITVGVSAFPSTSAGLKSNSFTVVQSLATDDNDWFKTNDTLKYVQHFDNYYALDDGSAEASYGINVEGGMVAMLFNISEYDTLKAVQIHFEENYEDSDGLAFSITLWNSESGIPSDIIYQSQIFYPEYTNAKNGFYEYVLENPISVSGSVFIGWEQYYDEIINVGLDKNTINNDRMFYNLGTGWNQSNCADCDGTWMIRPVFGSLTSSSIDNVSSTSFGVFPNPASTSVSIEFEEPHTLSIFTLSGTQVHKNFSDGRQNIDLQSFSKGIYLIEIQSDYIKLRKKLVIQ from the coding sequence ATGAATAGATTAATAGTTGTCTTGATATTAATATGTCAAATTTCGTTGGCTCAGGAGTTTGTAAACCCTTTGATGTATAATTCACAAATACCTCAAACTCAAGAAAGATCATCTTTTGTGTCAATAGCTCCTCTAGACTTACCATTTTATGATGATTTTTCTGACTATTTAGTATATCCAAAGTCTTCACATTGGCTAGATAATGATGTTTTTGTAAATAGAAATTATCCAATAAATCCAATAAATATTGGTGTAGCTACTTTTGATGGTTTAGATTCAATAGGTAGCCCTAGAAATTTAGCATCAGAAACGGTTCATGGCCCATCCGATTATTTAACTTCTAGACCTATAGATTTATCAAATTCATCTGAAGTTTATTTATCCTTTTATTTACAATCAACAGGAATAGGGAATGAGCCAGAATCTAATGATATATTTATGTTAGAATGCTTAGATACGGCTTTAGTATGGCAAACGGTTTGGGATACTACGGGCTACAGCCTTTCGGATTTTGAAAAGATTAAAATTACCCTTAATGATAATGCTTTTTTACACGACTCCTTTCAATTTAGGTTTCATAATGAAGCTACATTATCTGGCAATTTTGACCACTGGCATATAGACAATGTTTTACTAACTGATGATTTATCTTTATCCAATGACTTAGAAGATTTGGCTTTTGTTTATGAGACTTCTCAAATGTTGAACTTTTATACTTCTATTCCTTGGTCTCATTTTGATCAGAATAGAGCCACCTATATGGCGTCCACTATGGATACTTGGGTTAGGAATAATTATTCGACTACACAAAGTGTAGACTATGCCTATGATATTTATACACAAGATAACGACTTAATATTCCATTATCCTTCCACTGGCCCTAGTAGAAATGATGAAATACCAGCTTTTCAAACAGATAACTTTTCCTATTCTGATGATTCTCCTGCAGCAATTACAGTAGGTGTTTCTGCTTTTCCATCAACCAGTGCTGGTTTAAAATCTAACTCATTTACTGTTGTACAATCTCTAGCAACCGATGATAACGATTGGTTTAAAACTAATGATACTTTGAAGTATGTTCAGCACTTTGACAATTATTATGCCTTGGATGATGGTTCGGCTGAAGCTTCTTATGGAATAAATGTTGAAGGAGGTATGGTTGCTATGTTGTTTAATATTTCTGAATACGACACCCTAAAAGCTGTTCAAATTCATTTTGAAGAAAATTATGAAGATTCTGATGGTCTAGCGTTTAGCATTACATTATGGAATAGTGAATCGGGGATTCCATCAGATATAATTTATCAAAGTCAAATTTTTTACCCTGAATATACAAATGCTAAAAATGGTTTTTATGAGTATGTATTAGAAAACCCTATTAGTGTGTCTGGTTCTGTATTTATTGGTTGGGAACAATATTATGACGAAATCATAAATGTTGGATTGGATAAAAATACTATCAATAATGATAGAATGTTTTATAATCTTGGAACTGGTTGGAATCAATCTAATTGTGCTGATTGTGATGGTACTTGGATGATTAGACCAGTATTTGGAAGTTTAACTAGTTCATCGATAGATAATGTTTCATCTACTTCTTTTGGTGTGTTTCCTAATCCTGCATCCACTTCAGTTAGTATTGAATTTGAAGAACCTCACACCCTTTCTATTTTCACTTTAAGTGGTACGCAAGTTCATAAGAATTTTTCAGATGGTCGACAGAATATTGACTTACAATCCTTTTCTAAAGGAATATATCTAATTGAAATACAAAGCGATTATATAAAACTCAGAAAAAAGTTAGTAATACAATGA
- a CDS encoding PASTA domain-containing protein: MRFYTRHDDLIELPDFSGMHIQETDSILSEKSLRYIVIDSVFNTELTPHSIIDQDPIAGSFVKEDRRIYLTVVAKRKKQVIMPKLVDLSLRRAVSKLNALELSVGNLTFVPDMAKNAVLKQTIDGIEVESGTQVFVGTQVDLVVGDGLSDVMVNLPNLNGLTKEDAEILLQMNSINLGLVLYDSSVKDSATAVVYRQRPSAEENTMINLGRNVDIYLTSNNNTDE, from the coding sequence TTGAGGTTTTATACTCGACATGATGATTTAATTGAATTACCTGATTTTAGCGGTATGCATATTCAAGAAACAGATAGTATTTTAAGTGAAAAATCATTGAGATACATAGTTATAGATTCTGTTTTTAATACGGAACTTACTCCTCATAGTATAATTGATCAAGACCCTATTGCTGGTTCTTTTGTAAAAGAGGATAGACGAATTTATCTTACTGTTGTTGCTAAACGCAAAAAACAAGTTATAATGCCAAAGTTAGTTGACTTGAGTCTACGTCGTGCAGTTTCAAAATTAAATGCACTAGAGCTTTCTGTTGGTAATTTGACCTTTGTTCCTGATATGGCTAAGAATGCGGTGCTTAAACAAACGATTGATGGTATAGAAGTAGAGTCTGGTACTCAAGTATTTGTAGGCACACAAGTTGACTTAGTAGTTGGTGACGGGCTTAGTGATGTTATGGTTAATCTACCAAATTTGAATGGATTGACGAAAGAAGATGCTGAAATTTTGCTTCAAATGAATTCTATTAATTTAGGCTTAGTGTTGTACGATTCTTCAGTTAAAGATAGTGCAACAGCTGTAGTTTATCGTCAGCGTCCTTCAGCTGAAGAGAATACAATGATTAATTTAGGTAGAAACGTTGATATTTATCTTACATCTAACAATAATACCGATGAATAG
- a CDS encoding D-alanine--D-alanine ligase: protein MKNIAIVMGGFSAEKVISLKSGKVALKFLDKDKYNVFAVIIDNEGWRLEKDGKSYPINKSDFSVNIDHHKVKFDGVFMAIHGTPGENGVLQHYLDNLEIPYTCSGAKASELSFDKGACNDFLRNFDIPCAKSIKLKKGDTIDSSNIIKHLQLPCFVKPNGNGSSFGISKVKSIEELLPAIDKAFKHDEYILIESLLIGTEITCGVHNLNGTIETFPITEIVSENDFFDFEAKYEGKSKEITPARISDDLAKKVSERTIEIYKLLELNGIARIDFMIVDNEPYIIEANTVPGLSEESIIPQQARCQGISLSKLFNQSVEHMFHGK from the coding sequence ATGAAGAATATCGCCATTGTAATGGGTGGCTTTTCTGCTGAGAAAGTTATTTCACTAAAAAGTGGAAAGGTCGCATTAAAGTTTCTAGATAAGGACAAATACAATGTATTTGCAGTAATTATCGATAATGAAGGCTGGAGATTAGAAAAAGATGGAAAGTCTTACCCTATTAATAAATCCGATTTTAGTGTAAATATTGACCATCATAAGGTAAAATTTGACGGTGTATTTATGGCTATTCACGGAACGCCTGGAGAAAATGGCGTGCTACAACACTATCTTGATAATTTAGAAATTCCTTATACCTGCTCTGGAGCAAAAGCTTCAGAATTAAGTTTTGACAAAGGAGCATGCAACGATTTTTTAAGAAATTTTGATATTCCTTGTGCCAAATCTATAAAACTAAAAAAAGGGGATACAATAGATTCTTCAAACATCATTAAACACTTGCAACTACCATGTTTCGTTAAGCCTAATGGTAACGGAAGTAGCTTTGGCATCAGCAAGGTCAAATCTATTGAAGAACTACTACCAGCCATAGACAAGGCTTTTAAGCACGACGAATATATCCTTATTGAATCCTTATTAATTGGCACTGAAATAACTTGTGGTGTTCATAATCTAAACGGAACAATCGAAACCTTTCCGATTACAGAAATTGTCAGTGAAAATGACTTTTTTGATTTCGAAGCTAAATACGAGGGTAAATCAAAAGAAATCACTCCGGCAAGAATTAGTGACGACTTGGCTAAAAAAGTTTCTGAAAGAACCATTGAAATTTATAAATTATTAGAACTAAATGGAATTGCAAGAATTGATTTTATGATTGTTGACAATGAACCTTATATCATAGAAGCAAACACAGTACCAGGTCTTTCTGAAGAGAGTATCATTCCACAACAAGCACGCTGCCAAGGGATATCACTCAGTAAATTGTTTAATCAATCTGTTGAACACATGTTTCATGGAAAATAA
- the aroQ gene encoding type II 3-dehydroquinate dehydratase, which yields MKVVIVNGPNLNLLGVREKSIYGDQSFEEYLKELRQTFPSINISYFQSNVEGEIINCLHENGFDSDAIILNAGGYTHTSVAIADAISSINSPVIEVHISNIYSREDFRKKSLIAPYCKASICGFGLDSYRLALESLKN from the coding sequence ATGAAAGTCGTAATTGTTAATGGACCAAATTTAAACTTATTAGGCGTAAGAGAAAAAAGTATTTATGGTGATCAATCATTCGAAGAATATTTAAAAGAATTACGCCAAACTTTTCCTAGTATAAATATAAGCTATTTTCAGAGTAATGTAGAAGGTGAAATTATTAATTGTCTTCATGAAAATGGCTTTGATAGCGATGCTATTATTCTAAATGCTGGAGGGTATACGCATACCTCTGTCGCTATCGCTGATGCCATATCTTCCATAAATTCACCTGTTATTGAGGTACACATTTCAAATATATATTCCAGAGAAGATTTTCGTAAAAAATCTTTAATAGCTCCATATTGTAAAGCTAGTATTTGTGGTTTTGGATTAGATAGTTATCGTTTGGCTCTTGAAAGCTTAAAAAACTAA
- the xerD gene encoding site-specific tyrosine recombinase XerD — translation MSWKNNINGFRSYLMLERNLSENSIESYVRDVNKLVDYLEMSDNKVSVKKINTSDLTAFIRWVAEIGMSASTQARILSGIKAFFKYLILEDVISNDPSNLIEGPKKGLKLPDTLSTEEIDQIINAIDLSHPQGQRNKAIIETLYGCGLRVSELINLKLSNWYKKDGFIKVIGKGNKERLIPIGNVTAKVLNIYVDEVRCHLSIQKGQEDYIFLSKRGKNLSRVSIFNIVKELAEKAQIKKNISPHTFRHSFATELIERGANLRAVQEMLGHESITTTQLYTHINREFLRQSIISHHPRS, via the coding sequence ATGAGTTGGAAAAATAACATAAATGGCTTTCGTTCTTATTTGATGTTAGAGAGAAATCTATCAGAAAATTCTATTGAATCTTATGTAAGAGACGTCAATAAACTCGTTGACTATCTAGAAATGAGCGATAATAAAGTTAGTGTTAAAAAAATAAATACTAGTGATTTGACCGCATTTATACGCTGGGTAGCAGAAATCGGAATGAGTGCTAGTACTCAGGCTAGAATACTATCTGGAATTAAAGCTTTTTTCAAATATTTAATATTAGAAGATGTCATTAGCAACGACCCTAGTAACCTAATTGAAGGACCAAAAAAAGGGCTGAAACTTCCTGATACCTTAAGTACTGAAGAAATTGACCAAATTATAAACGCTATTGATTTGAGCCACCCACAAGGACAACGCAATAAAGCTATTATAGAAACATTATACGGCTGTGGATTAAGGGTTTCGGAACTTATTAATTTAAAACTTTCCAATTGGTATAAAAAAGATGGGTTTATAAAAGTAATTGGAAAAGGTAACAAAGAACGATTGATTCCAATAGGTAATGTAACAGCTAAAGTACTGAATATATATGTTGACGAAGTCAGATGCCATCTAAGTATTCAAAAAGGACAGGAAGATTACATTTTCTTAAGTAAAAGAGGTAAAAATTTAAGTAGAGTATCCATCTTTAATATTGTTAAAGAACTTGCTGAAAAGGCACAAATAAAGAAAAATATAAGTCCTCATACCTTTAGACATAGTTTTGCCACTGAATTAATAGAAAGAGGTGCTAATCTTAGAGCAGTACAAGAAATGCTTGGGCATGAATCCATTACAACTACTCAACTTTACACACACATCAACAGAGAATTTTTAAGACAATCCATAATATCACATCATCCAAGGTCATAA
- a CDS encoding MFS transporter, giving the protein MNIYSNIWKLYVIKGLKWFMIVMPIVVLFFQENGLSLQEVMILQGIYSFMVAAMEIPSGYLADVFGRKNTLILGAIFCFFGFLIISLSFSFWYFIIGEIILGIGSSFISGADSAILYDSLAESKKENEYTKVEGVAYGIGNFSEAIAGICGGLLAEISLRLPWEVQVVVAGLIIPFTFLLIEPKEHQQNKLPKSFKAIWQVVKFSLVENKLLKWLIILSSSIGFATLSLAWFAQPYFKSIDMPLKYFGFAWAYLNLTTGFSSINAYRLQRLLSKNSFLIFISLGISISIFLISKSTAILGLILITTVYMIRGFATPVMRTYINDITPSNMRATVLSIRSFCIRVTFAVMAPLMGWIADIYTLGQSFLLLGIIVGITSLLASLKLKALSNN; this is encoded by the coding sequence ATGAATATTTACTCTAACATCTGGAAACTTTACGTAATCAAAGGGTTGAAATGGTTTATGATAGTCATGCCTATTGTTGTGCTATTTTTTCAAGAAAATGGATTAAGTCTACAAGAGGTGATGATTCTACAAGGTATATATTCCTTTATGGTGGCAGCAATGGAAATTCCTTCAGGCTATTTAGCCGATGTCTTTGGTAGAAAAAACACCTTGATATTAGGAGCAATTTTCTGTTTTTTTGGCTTTCTAATCATCAGCCTTTCATTCAGTTTTTGGTATTTTATCATTGGTGAAATTATTTTAGGTATTGGTTCGAGTTTTATTTCTGGAGCAGATTCGGCTATTTTATATGATTCTCTTGCTGAAAGCAAAAAAGAAAATGAATACACTAAAGTTGAAGGTGTAGCTTATGGTATAGGAAACTTTTCAGAGGCTATTGCAGGAATTTGTGGAGGTTTATTAGCAGAAATATCTTTACGATTGCCTTGGGAAGTTCAAGTTGTTGTAGCAGGGCTCATTATACCATTTACATTTTTATTAATAGAGCCTAAAGAACATCAACAAAATAAACTACCTAAGAGTTTCAAAGCTATATGGCAAGTTGTTAAATTTTCTCTAGTAGAAAACAAATTACTGAAGTGGTTGATAATCCTATCGTCATCTATTGGCTTTGCTACCCTATCCCTAGCATGGTTTGCACAACCTTATTTTAAAAGTATAGATATGCCCTTAAAATACTTTGGATTTGCTTGGGCGTATTTAAACCTAACTACTGGCTTTTCCTCTATAAACGCTTATAGATTGCAAAGGTTATTGTCTAAAAATAGTTTTTTGATTTTCATAAGTTTAGGCATAAGCATATCTATTTTTTTAATTTCAAAATCAACAGCCATATTGGGATTAATTTTGATTACGACAGTATATATGATTAGAGGGTTCGCTACTCCTGTAATGAGAACATATATAAACGATATAACACCTTCTAATATGAGAGCAACTGTCTTGTCTATAAGAAGTTTTTGTATTAGAGTAACCTTTGCTGTTATGGCACCACTTATGGGCTGGATTGCCGACATTTATACTCTAGGACAAAGTTTTTTATTGTTAGGAATAATTGTTGGAATTACTAGCTTATTGGCTAGTTTGAAATTAAAAGCCTTATCTAACAATTAA
- a CDS encoding T9SS type A sorting domain-containing protein, whose protein sequence is MKFRLLPILLLFITTHLFSQDCPQPTGLFTDNYTFNSSYASVNANWESLLGTGVHHFIVNYRNVDSLQWNNLANLDSSSTYKVIGLLDYNTTYEWRVAAYCSENNLIASEWSVVDTFTTLEYVECPEPTNTYSDNIIVTEVTGFADTHWDSMLGMGVDHFLLTYKNVNDTIWTNVSNMDSTINSRTIGANLEHDNYYEWRVRAYCSQNQSYYSEWSVRDTFYIGNFVAEAFTPEINISLSSLICEELSDINFITEQGLNEPDIQSTSVTSNLGYINLDNLEIGQNVGNATIIAGINNFINNEYSLEISEINSVENSIEIDLVNDDNETQFSFTIENIEGGGVEMSIVSPSDNNSYTSGNSLDINLTGIFMNPSPSLLQFDVTVFSELNDDTFNQFDFNIDCANTIATFDNVSLFYPNPTFSIVNLMVENLKAVKIFDTKGQLMVFDENPSNSIDVSQLSQGLYFVEIISDGKSRVEQLIVR, encoded by the coding sequence ATGAAGTTTCGTTTATTACCTATTTTATTGTTATTTATCACAACTCATTTGTTTTCTCAAGACTGTCCTCAGCCCACTGGACTTTTTACTGATAATTATACTTTTAATTCATCATATGCTTCTGTAAATGCAAATTGGGAGTCTTTATTAGGAACAGGAGTTCATCATTTTATTGTTAATTATAGAAATGTGGATTCTTTGCAGTGGAATAATTTAGCGAATTTAGATAGTAGTTCTACCTACAAGGTGATAGGCTTATTAGATTATAATACTACTTATGAGTGGAGAGTAGCTGCTTATTGTTCTGAAAATAATCTAATAGCTTCAGAATGGTCTGTTGTAGATACGTTTACAACATTGGAATACGTTGAGTGTCCTGAACCTACTAATACTTATTCTGACAATATTATTGTTACTGAGGTAACAGGTTTTGCTGATACTCATTGGGATTCTATGCTTGGAATGGGTGTTGATCATTTTTTACTTACATACAAAAATGTAAATGATACTATTTGGACAAATGTTTCCAATATGGATAGCACCATTAACTCTAGAACAATAGGAGCAAATCTCGAACATGATAATTATTATGAATGGAGAGTTAGGGCTTATTGTTCTCAAAATCAAAGTTATTATTCAGAGTGGTCTGTTAGAGATACCTTTTATATAGGCAATTTTGTAGCTGAGGCCTTTACTCCAGAAATCAATATTTCCCTATCATCATTAATTTGTGAGGAGTTATCAGATATAAATTTCATAACAGAGCAAGGCTTAAACGAGCCAGATATTCAATCAACTTCTGTTACTTCAAATTTGGGCTATATAAATCTAGATAATTTGGAAATAGGGCAAAATGTGGGAAATGCAACTATTATTGCAGGCATCAATAACTTTATTAATAACGAATATTCACTAGAAATTAGTGAAATTAATTCTGTCGAGAATTCAATTGAAATTGATTTAGTCAATGATGATAATGAAACTCAATTTTCTTTTACTATTGAAAATATAGAAGGTGGAGGTGTAGAAATGTCTATTGTTTCTCCTTCTGATAATAATTCTTATACTTCTGGCAACAGTTTAGATATCAACCTAACAGGAATTTTTATGAATCCTAGCCCTTCTTTATTACAGTTTGATGTAACTGTTTTTTCTGAGTTAAATGATGATACGTTTAATCAATTTGATTTTAACATTGATTGTGCAAATACTATTGCAACTTTTGATAATGTTAGTTTGTTTTATCCTAATCCTACATTTTCTATTGTGAATTTGATGGTTGAAAATTTGAAAGCGGTTAAAATATTTGACACTAAAGGACAATTGATGGTATTTGATGAAAACCCTTCCAATAGTATAGATGTTAGTCAATTATCCCAAGGTTTGTATTTCGTGGAAATAATCAGTGATGGTAAAAGTAGGGTAGAGCAATTAATTGTTAGATAA
- a CDS encoding pyridoxal phosphate-dependent aminotransferase: MQQVSNRLKQLSESATLAMARMSRELKAQGHNVIALSLGEPDFDTPEFIKESAKNAIDNNYSHYTPVPGLVELREAISKKLKRDNKLDYSADQIVVSTGAKQSIANVCLSLLNSGDEVILPAPYWVSYYELVKLGEATPIVVKSSIDNDFKMSPQDLENAITPNTKMIIFSSPCNPSGTVYSQQELEELAKVLEKYPNIFVVSDEIYELINFGVEHFSIARIESIRDRVITVNGVSKGFAMTGWRVGYIAAPQWIASACNKIQGQVTSATCAIAQKATETAMLASPSEVEHMRIAFHKRRDLMLKMLSEIPGIKTNTPDGAFYIFPDISHYFGKSDGQKTISNSSDFCMYILNDAHVALVAGEAFGSPNCVRISYAASEENLIEAVKRMKKSLAKLQ; this comes from the coding sequence ATGCAACAAGTTTCAAATCGTCTAAAACAATTGTCAGAATCAGCTACTCTAGCAATGGCAAGAATGAGTCGTGAGCTAAAAGCTCAGGGACACAATGTAATCGCACTTAGTCTGGGTGAGCCAGATTTTGACACTCCAGAATTTATCAAAGAGTCTGCCAAAAATGCGATTGATAACAACTACTCTCACTACACTCCTGTTCCTGGTTTAGTAGAACTAAGAGAAGCCATAAGTAAAAAATTGAAAAGAGATAATAAATTAGACTACAGTGCTGATCAAATTGTTGTATCAACCGGAGCTAAACAATCAATAGCTAACGTTTGTTTAAGTTTATTAAATTCAGGCGATGAAGTTATTCTTCCTGCTCCATATTGGGTAAGTTACTATGAACTAGTTAAACTAGGAGAAGCAACACCAATAGTCGTAAAAAGTAGTATCGACAATGACTTTAAAATGAGTCCACAAGACTTAGAAAACGCTATTACGCCAAATACTAAAATGATAATTTTCAGTTCACCTTGTAATCCAAGTGGAACAGTATATAGTCAACAAGAACTTGAAGAATTAGCCAAAGTGTTGGAAAAATACCCAAATATATTTGTGGTAAGCGATGAAATATACGAACTCATTAATTTCGGAGTTGAGCATTTCAGTATAGCAAGAATAGAATCCATAAGAGATAGAGTCATTACGGTTAATGGAGTTTCCAAAGGCTTTGCAATGACTGGATGGAGAGTTGGCTATATTGCAGCCCCACAATGGATAGCTAGTGCCTGTAATAAAATACAAGGTCAAGTGACTTCGGCAACTTGTGCAATTGCTCAAAAGGCTACAGAAACAGCTATGTTAGCCTCACCATCTGAAGTAGAGCATATGAGAATAGCATTTCACAAAAGAAGAGATTTAATGTTAAAAATGCTATCTGAAATACCTGGAATAAAAACCAACACACCAGATGGTGCGTTTTATATCTTCCCTGACATATCTCATTATTTCGGCAAAAGTGATGGTCAAAAAACAATTTCAAACTCTAGTGACTTCTGTATGTATATTCTAAACGATGCCCACGTAGCCTTAGTGGCTGGTGAAGCTTTTGGCTCACCTAATTGCGTTAGGATTTCTTATGCTGCATCTGAAGAAAACCTTATCGAAGCAGTAAAAAGAATGAAAAAATCATTAGCAAAACTTCAATAA
- a CDS encoding D-glycero-beta-D-manno-heptose-7-phosphate kinase produces the protein MIDSYMWGSINRQSPEAPIPIVDIEKYEKRLGGAANVASHIKALGATPILCSVIGNEDKGFFDLMKSENLSTKGILQEERKTTVKTRIISENKHQLRVDEEDTFPIVNESDFIKHSIDLMSKVHVVIFQDYNKGVLTKHVITSLVEFATKKQIPTLVDPKKENYWQYKGVNLFKPNAKELIESNSETEALSLDNISKIVTKQRKQLNAKSFLLTLSEKGVFFQTENDEHHYPAYKRTILDVSGAGDAVIATAALALAQKLDYHILAQLANLAGGLSCEKVGVNSIDRENLLNEAIRLI, from the coding sequence ATGATTGATTCCTATATGTGGGGCTCTATAAATAGACAATCTCCTGAGGCTCCTATACCGATTGTAGATATTGAAAAGTATGAAAAAAGACTAGGTGGAGCTGCCAATGTAGCATCACACATTAAAGCTCTGGGAGCTACTCCTATACTCTGCTCTGTCATAGGAAATGAGGATAAAGGTTTTTTTGATTTGATGAAGAGTGAAAACCTTTCGACTAAAGGCATTTTGCAAGAAGAAAGGAAAACGACTGTCAAAACTAGAATAATTAGTGAAAACAAACATCAATTAAGAGTCGATGAAGAAGACACTTTCCCAATTGTTAATGAATCTGATTTCATAAAACACTCAATTGATTTGATGAGTAAAGTACATGTAGTTATTTTTCAAGATTATAATAAAGGAGTACTCACAAAACATGTTATAACTAGTTTAGTCGAATTTGCCACAAAAAAACAGATACCCACTTTAGTAGATCCAAAAAAAGAAAATTACTGGCAATACAAAGGAGTTAATCTTTTTAAACCAAATGCTAAAGAGCTAATTGAAAGTAATTCTGAAACTGAAGCACTAAGTCTAGATAATATTTCAAAAATAGTCACTAAGCAAAGAAAACAACTTAACGCTAAGTCGTTTCTTCTCACTTTATCAGAAAAAGGTGTGTTTTTTCAAACCGAAAATGACGAACACCACTACCCCGCATACAAAAGAACAATTCTTGATGTATCAGGTGCAGGTGATGCTGTTATTGCTACTGCAGCTTTAGCTTTAGCTCAAAAACTAGATTATCATATTTTGGCGCAACTAGCCAATTTAGCGGGTGGATTATCTTGCGAGAAAGTTGGTGTTAACTCTATTGACAGGGAAAATTTATTAAACGAGGCTATTCGTTTAATATAG
- a CDS encoding ion transporter, which translates to MTKDRLHEIIFEADTKKGKLFDVILLIAILISVLGVILSSVESIESEYGNLLTFSEWVFTILFTIEYILRIYSIKKPFKYIFSFMGIIDFLSIIPTYLVFIYPPIHVLVDIRAIRLIRIFRVFKLSRYLRGANIMQIALKSSRPKIIVFLLSVILIVIILGTLMYIVEGQKNGFENIPKSIYWSVVTLTTVGYGDVVPVTTFGKFLASIIMILGYGIIAVPTGIVTAAIAKSSSKVTTQTCRFCSKEGHDLDAKHCKFCGSILNE; encoded by the coding sequence ATGACAAAAGATAGACTTCACGAAATTATTTTTGAAGCAGATACTAAAAAAGGTAAACTTTTTGATGTTATACTGTTAATTGCCATTCTTATATCAGTATTAGGCGTAATTCTCAGTAGTGTTGAAAGTATTGAAAGTGAATATGGTAATCTTTTGACGTTTTCTGAATGGGTATTTACTATATTATTTACTATCGAATATATACTCAGAATTTATTCTATTAAAAAACCTTTCAAGTACATCTTTTCATTTATGGGAATTATTGATTTTTTATCAATTATCCCTACTTACTTGGTCTTTATATATCCTCCTATACATGTACTAGTAGATATTAGAGCCATCCGTCTTATTAGGATATTTAGAGTGTTTAAATTGTCTCGATATTTGAGAGGTGCAAATATTATGCAAATAGCTCTAAAATCCTCTAGGCCAAAAATTATAGTTTTCTTGCTGTCGGTTATTTTGATTGTTATCATTTTAGGTACTTTAATGTACATTGTTGAAGGACAAAAGAACGGTTTTGAAAATATACCTAAATCCATCTATTGGTCGGTTGTTACTCTAACCACGGTAGGTTATGGAGATGTAGTTCCAGTAACAACATTTGGTAAGTTTTTAGCTTCTATTATTATGATACTTGGTTATGGAATAATTGCTGTTCCTACGGGTATTGTTACTGCTGCAATAGCAAAGTCTTCTAGTAAGGTAACGACACAAACTTGTAGGTTTTGTTCTAAAGAAGGACATGATTTAGATGCTAAGCATTGTAAATTTTGTGGCTCTATATTAAACGAATAG